In Gemmatimonadales bacterium, the following are encoded in one genomic region:
- a CDS encoding electron-transfer flavoprotein:ubiquinone oxidoreductase, whose translation MSSILPVIHQVPLPLDRIILRDPPSAEAIEMDVLIVGAGPAGLSCAIELARLAKQDGQEAAELNIGVLEKAESLGEHSLSGAVVNPSAFRELFPDGVASSLPFRQPVGEEAVYFLTERRAQRIPTPPTMHNSGYYTASICEIVRWLGERAEELGVNLFPGFPVDALLVEGEQVRGVRTAPSGLDREGKPTAAFAEPTDLTGRVTVVAEGTRGALGQAWRQWQRVGSPNPQIFALGVKEVWETRRPLDRVIHTLGWPLPTDAFGGSWMYPMGPNQVSLGLVVGLDYHDASLDVHELLQGMKLHPLFRAQLEGGQLLEWGAKTIPEGGYHALPERLSGDGVLFVGDTAGLVDVPSLKGIHYAMQSGIFAARAVYAALKRGDVGRGALASYDRMVRESYIAGDLYRTRNMRLAFKDGLYAGGIKAGLMTVTGGRFPGGKIDMPEDAAIPRRVSAERAFVPDGTLTFSKMDAVFKSGNATRDTIPSHLLAGSDISAEVAEFYAHVCPAGVYERVGDGLRVNPPNCVDCKATDVVGPRWTPREGGSGPKYRGM comes from the coding sequence GTGTCCAGCATCCTTCCGGTCATCCACCAGGTCCCGCTGCCGCTCGATCGGATCATCCTGCGGGACCCCCCGAGCGCCGAAGCGATCGAGATGGACGTGCTGATCGTAGGAGCCGGGCCCGCGGGGCTCTCCTGCGCCATCGAGCTGGCCCGGCTGGCCAAGCAGGACGGCCAGGAGGCGGCGGAGCTCAACATCGGCGTGCTGGAGAAGGCAGAGAGCCTCGGCGAGCACAGCCTCTCGGGCGCGGTCGTCAACCCGAGTGCCTTTCGCGAGCTCTTTCCGGACGGCGTGGCCAGCAGCCTGCCATTCCGTCAGCCGGTGGGTGAGGAAGCGGTGTACTTCCTCACCGAGCGGCGGGCGCAGCGGATCCCCACACCGCCTACCATGCACAACAGCGGTTACTACACGGCGTCGATCTGCGAGATCGTCCGCTGGCTGGGGGAGCGAGCGGAAGAGCTGGGGGTCAATCTGTTTCCCGGCTTTCCGGTGGACGCGCTGCTGGTGGAGGGAGAGCAGGTGCGCGGCGTCCGCACGGCGCCGTCCGGCCTCGACCGCGAGGGCAAGCCGACGGCGGCGTTCGCCGAGCCAACCGACCTCACGGGGCGGGTGACGGTGGTGGCGGAGGGCACCCGCGGGGCATTGGGCCAGGCCTGGCGCCAGTGGCAGCGGGTCGGGTCGCCCAACCCGCAGATCTTCGCGCTCGGCGTCAAGGAGGTATGGGAGACCAGACGTCCGCTGGACCGGGTGATCCATACCCTGGGGTGGCCGTTGCCGACCGATGCGTTCGGCGGCAGCTGGATGTATCCGATGGGGCCGAACCAGGTGTCGCTCGGTCTCGTGGTCGGACTGGACTACCACGACGCGAGCCTCGACGTGCACGAGCTGCTGCAGGGGATGAAGCTCCATCCGCTGTTCCGGGCGCAGCTGGAGGGCGGCCAGCTGCTCGAGTGGGGAGCCAAGACGATTCCCGAGGGCGGCTACCACGCGCTGCCCGAGCGGCTGAGCGGCGACGGCGTGCTCTTCGTGGGCGACACGGCGGGACTGGTGGATGTGCCCTCGCTGAAGGGGATCCACTACGCCATGCAGTCGGGCATCTTCGCCGCCCGCGCGGTGTACGCCGCGCTCAAGCGTGGCGACGTGGGCCGGGGTGCTCTCGCGAGCTACGATCGGATGGTGCGCGAGAGCTACATCGCGGGAGACCTGTACCGTACGCGGAACATGCGGCTGGCGTTCAAGGACGGGCTGTATGCGGGGGGGATCAAGGCCGGGCTGATGACCGTCACCGGAGGCAGGTTTCCGGGCGGCAAGATCGACATGCCGGAGGACGCCGCGATACCGAGGAGAGTGAGCGCCGAGCGGGCGTTCGTGCCGGACGGAACCCTCACGTTCAGCAAGATGGACGCGGTGTTCAAGTCGGGCAATGCGACGCGCGACACCATTCCCTCGCACTTGCTCGCCGGCTCCGATATCAGCGCGGAGGTGGCCGAGTTCTATGCGCACGTCTGCCCGGCGGGCGTCTACGAGCGGGTGGGCGACGGCCTCAGGGTCAATCCGCCCAACTGCGTCGACTGCAAGGCGACCGACGTGGTCGGCCCTCGGTGGACACCGCGCGAAGGCGGCAGCGGGCCCAAATACCGGGGGATGTAG
- a CDS encoding secondary thiamine-phosphate synthase enzyme YjbQ, translated as MVAHTHYLWFETRKRQEIIDITDEVAEQVRVSRVTEGFVLVSAMHISASVFVNDHESGLWQDILAWLEETVAPWDPDRYHHNETGEDNAAAHLRSLTVGHEVIVPVTAGKLDLGPWQRVFYGEWDGQRRKRVIIKVLGDS; from the coding sequence ATGGTTGCCCACACCCACTATCTCTGGTTCGAGACCAGGAAGCGCCAGGAGATCATCGACATCACCGACGAGGTCGCGGAGCAGGTGCGGGTGAGTCGAGTGACGGAAGGGTTCGTCCTGGTCTCCGCCATGCACATCAGCGCGTCGGTTTTCGTCAATGACCACGAGTCGGGCCTCTGGCAGGACATTCTCGCCTGGCTGGAGGAGACGGTCGCGCCGTGGGATCCCGACCGCTATCACCACAACGAAACCGGCGAGGACAACGCGGCCGCCCACCTCCGGAGCCTGACGGTGGGACACGAGGTGATCGTGCCGGTCACCGCGGGCAAGCTGGATCTGGGCCCCTGGCAGCGGGTGTTCTACGGCGAGTGGGACGGGCAGCGGCGGAAGCGGGTGATCATCAAGGTGCTGGGGGACAGTTAG